Part of the Sordaria macrospora chromosome 3, complete sequence genome is shown below.
TAGTATTCTCTGCTGCAACTGCGGCGCTCCCATCGATGGCACATCCTCCGCCGGCGCTCTCTGCTACGACTGCATCAAGTCCACCGTCGACATCTCCCAGGGCATCCAGCGCGAGGCCACCCTCCACTTCTGCAAAGATTGCGACAGATGGCTCCTACCTCCCAACAGTTGGGTCACCGCCTCCCCCGAGTCAAGAGAGTTGCTATCACTATGcttgaagaggttgaggaatTTGGGCAAGGTCCGCATCACAGACGCCAGGTTTATTTGGACAGAACCCCATTCGCGAAGAATCAAGGTTCAGGTCACGGTTCAGGATCAGGTCGCCGATGGTGTGTTGATGCAGCAGAGTTTCGAGGTCACTTACGTCGTCGCCAGCCAGCAGTGCAAGGACTGCGCCAAGTCGTACACAGCCAACGTCTGGCGCGCCGCCGTACAGGTCCGCCAAAAGGTCACCCACAAGAGaaccttccttttcctcgaaCAGCTCATTCTCAAGCACCAGGCGCATCgcgacaccatcaacatcaaggaagagagggacgGTATCGATTTCTACTTTGCCCAGAAGAACCAGGCCGAAGGATTCATCAGCTTCCTCAAGTCGGTCGTACCAGTTCTCACCAAGGAGTCGAGGCATCTTATTTCCGCGGATACACATACCGGCAACAAGTCGTACAAGTACAATTACTCCGTCGAAATCGTGCCTGTTTGCAGAGATGATTTGGTCGCCCTTCCtctcaagctcgccaagtCCATTGGCAACATTTCTCCCCTTGTTCTTTGCCACAGGATAGGAACATccgtcaacctcctcgacccCAACACCCTCCAGACTGCCGAAGTCAGCGCCGATATCTACTGGCGTGCCCCCTTCCACCCGCTCGCCGGCACCCCCGATCTCGTTGAGTTTATCGTCATGGATATCGAGCCCACAGGCGTACGAAAAGGCAAGTGGCTCCTCTCCGAGGTCCAGGTCGCTCGTGCTTCCGATCTCGGCGTCAACGACAACGTCTACTTCACCCGCACACATCTCGGTCAGCTCCTCCGCGCCGGTGACTCGGTTCTGGGTTACATGCTCGAGGGCACCAACTTCAACTCGGATGACCTCGAGGCCATCGAGGCCTCCAAGGCCTACGGCTCCATGATCCCCGACGTCATTCTCGTCAAGAAGCACTTCCCCAACCGTCGCCGCAACAGAAAGAGAAACTGGAAGCTCAAGCGCATGACCAAGGACGAGGGCGAGCTTCTgcccaaggacaaggaccaGGCCAAGATGGACGCCGAGTACGAGATGTTCTTGCGCgacgtcgaggaggacgaggagctgCGTGCTGCGCTTGCTCTGTACAAGAACTcgctcaagaccaagagggAGGCGGATGCCATGAGCATCGCCGATACGGACATGATGAcggaggctgaggaggatggtcCCAAGATCAGCATggacgagctccttgatgactttgaggagatggagatcaAGGATAAGGAGTAGAACGTGTTTCAAGTGCGAATGTGAATGGGCTTTGGGTTTCGGGGTAAATCAAAATTCCGGGAGTTAGCTGTTTTGATGGTTTGCGTTTTACGGACATATCATGAATATATTCGGGAATGGGCTTGCCGTTTTGGCGCCCTCTGCATCCAACACCACGGTCCCCTTTGTTGTGTGCTCTTTGTGGTTTCTTAAAGATAAGGATGTGAAGATGTTGAAAACTTGCGACTGCTTATCCTATAGCACATTTGGATTATTTTCGTTTTCGCTCACTCTCTTACTTGCTGTaacaaaagggaagaaggaataTACGAGGCGAAAaacaggagaagaagtaTGTGGACATAGTTGCGGATGCTTCATTCAACCCAAGCAAGTCTCGAGGAAACtaaaaaggagaaaaaaaaattcaCAGCAAAAAGAGAACCAGAAGGTTTGATCGTTATCACTCGGATaccgggagtcgaacccggggctgttgagaaaACAGACACTTGTTTTGTAAAGCaagtgagagtcaacgatgttaccgctacaccatacccgatGAAGGATGGCTTCCGATTTGTTTGATGACTTGTTGCACAAGTAGTTATGGTTATAAATGGGCAGTAGGGCTGACGGTgggggaggaaaagaaaatttGTGGTTGTGTGTGGTGGAGCTACAAGGTCAAGGGCTCAGCGGcgtggaaagtggaaaaggggggtttgtttacttcgtGACGGGACTTTTGGGGGTTGCTCATATGAGAATGCTATTTTTACTGACTGGTTTTAAACCTTTTTTGCATCCTTGCCTCTGATATTTTCTTCTGTTTCATGTTGTCACTGCCGTCGTTTCGAAGTCAGGAGGTTCCTTTCCGTCAGTCGGGCAGGCGCAAAGTCCGCGCAGAGAAAGGCCATAGCGCGCCACCATGGTTCTAGAGAATGATCCTGTGCGTGGTTTTGTCACTGTAGTCACCTTCAAGACGGTTTTTGTATGAAGTTCATCTACAGATCACTTTCAGTTTGAAACACCATGATCAAGGGATAACTTTCCTCACAGAAGTGTCTCCAGTATCGTCTCCCAAATCGAGATGTTTTACCTCGGGAAAAGAGTCTGCTGGCAAAATCATCTCCAAAAGGATCCCCTGACTGAAATGTTTTTGTTGAAAATGAACTTATCCAAAGGATTATCACTAACATCGTTCTGTTAAGGATGAATATCCCTCATGACTAATATTTCGGGGAGGATCGGTCTCTAGGTAACTTTCAATACTAAATCATTTCCTTCGTTAGGTAATTTTACAGTTAAAAAACTATACCGAGGATGATTTTCTAGAGCCCGGGTGGCGCGCTATGGAGGTTCTGGGGAGTACTCCGtcatttccctttcttctactcttttttttttttttttttttttaactTTTCACCTGGGGGAAGGAATGGCTTTTGGCAAGTGCCACGGAGACCTGGCTCTTTGGTTCAAATATTTGATAGTCATGTCGCATGAAGTTGGCAGGAGCAAGTGGCTCATGCTGGGTTCGATTTCTTGTAATTTTCTGTGCGTACATAATTCCAGCTCTGCTCTCTCCCTTGATTTTCGATCAAAAAGAACAATTGCCAACAAAATTTATGCCTCAACACCACACGGGCAGAACATGCGACTCCAAGGTTGACCACGCTCTGCGTCCCCCCACAACTCCAACCGGAACACTGACTACCTTACGATCATGAGCTCCGGAACTAGTAGAGACCAGGCATTGTCGGCATAGTCAGCCACGAAACGAACCACATCAGCCACAAAACCGCGGCTCTCCTGTTCCAGGCAGGGCTCCGTGTCCAGATCAACAGAATTGCCAGCACAAGTTCAAggccatacaatgccagaAGTGTGACATAATTTGGAAAATAAAGGTCCAAGGAGTGTAAGATTGACTCCGCATTCAAAGGCCAATAAAGGATCCAAAGAGCTGAGAACCACCGCGGGCCTCGCTCGCCGTACACGGAGAAGACGGTTCTTGTGATAATCGAGTCTGCTGATTGTTGCTGGACAGAAGCGTCAATTCCTTCGGTTGCGGGGCCTTGGTGCTGTCCCGGAGATTCGCTTCGTGTCTCGCTCGGTGGCCTGAATTCGAAGGCGGGAGGCAGAACGGCAGCAGAGCCGCCTGTTTCGAGATCACCACTCCTGCCATCATTCGCGCCTTCATGGTCCCACAACTCCCAAACCAGCCCAGTAGTCGCATGCATGGCAATGCATGACCACAGCCAATCCCACCCCAAGCTCCGTTGACGCAACAAGATCAGGCACGCCTGCCAGTTCAGTATCGATAGCTCAACCACTCGCCACATATGTCCCTCAAGCGGTTCAACATGAGGGTTTCTGGGTGTCATGGGCCCTCCTTTGGAATGACTGAAGCTCCCATATGTGTACCCTAGCCATGCTAGGGCGGGAACCAACAGGAACTTATTGTAACTTATCAAAAAAACGAGCTCCAATACAACCAAGACGCGCAGGCAGGCCAGTGCTTCAGCTGATGACAAACCATCAAATCGGAAAGCGTATGGGCGGGATGGGTCGCAAACATGACAGAGCTGTGCCTCATTCTCCTCTGCGCCGTCCTCATCGCGCTCCTGTTGCGACAACCGGCAGTACTCATGGAACCAGTAAGAACTGCCCTTTggaagaaaacgaaaagcTCCGCGAGAAGGCACATGCGAATTCAAGGATCTGCCATTTCAGAGGGCCACACCAACCGTGCCAGCAGATCAGAGAACGGTAGAGAGATAAGGTGAAGGACCAGTGTaggaggagagcggggaAGCGAGAGCAAGTCGACCATTTGGGCTTcaggccgaggaagaagaatatcttgaggttgtggaggaGAATGCTTGGACCAGCCGCTGGCACctgtggttgcggttgttgaggtgCGGATCTTACTTCACCCTGGTCACTCGAGGCAAGGAGCGGCTGGAAACACGGACGTGATGAGTGAGCGGTACATCTTGTGGGCAAAACTCAAAAGAGTCTTGCAAGACGGATGGGCTGGGGGATATCAGTGTTCAACTTACGGTCGTCTCCGTTATGGCGGTAGAAGGGCCATCAATAAGGTTCCCGCCGCGTGAAGATGATCCTTCCGAGGTTGGTCCTGGTTTAACTGGGACGCTTGAGGAGCCCTCTGGTTGGGTTATCTCGGTCATTTTCTGGGCATGTGTTGTGGGCTATATTCCAAGCCAGAAAAGGAGACACGGTGAGAGCTGGCTGTTCGGCTGTGATATACTTTTGAAAATCCTCACTAACTTATTTTATAGTTGACGGGAGCGATGCCTACGTGTATCGCGAACTTCACAGAACCCCGTGAAGTGGAGAAAACACCACGAACACACGTGGTGAACCTCAAGATTTTGCTCACTATCCTCGCGGACGTCAGCACTACTGGCGCACTACAGGGGACATTTATTGGTGCCTGGGATAAGAAAGGAACCTAATCAGGCAGGCGTCTTTGCTTGGCTCCTTACCATAGTGTCACctacaacaacagccacaacaCTCTTTGACTTCCCATGAATCTATCTTCAAGAGAAACCCAAAGGCTTCAAAGCTTTTACCACTTGGTTTCCGCGGTTGTTTCCCATCCGGAAGCCTACATCCTCAGAGGCTGCCCAAATATCCTCAATCGTTCCTGATGACCTGCAATTGGGCGAAGCCCTACACACCCTACTGTTTGAAGCTTCGGAAATGCCATCATGAGCATTTTCCAACTCGTGGATTCCAGACAGACCTCCAAGTCAAGCTACACGAGAGCAGGACAGAGAACAAGCATGTTTCGATGTTTATTCATCTACAATGGCTTTTACCTGCATTACCCCAGGCTGCCAGGGAGTGACAGGGCTGGACAGACAATAACAAACAGTTCTGCTTTCAATCAACATGAACATCCATGATGGACTTTTCTCGGGCGAACGAAGCAGCGGCCAAAAATGACGAAACCTTTTCAACCACTGATTTTTTGCGGAAATGAACAATTGATATGAAAAGCCAGGAACAGGTAACATGCCCGGTTTACGGCCTTCTAGCGCATTGTTCTATTCTCGCCTTCGCTCCCGTCCCCCTGGACTTTGTGGTCCATATTCTTTGTCTTCCAAATATCCATAACATTGGACAGAGGTACGCCTTTCTTTGTTGCACAATGTACAGACGACACTGTAACGAAATGACGCCTCACGGTGGCCGGGCCGCGTCTTTCATCGTCTTTATATGTCCACGATTAGTAGCGCCTTCGCCCTCGTGATTGTTCCTAGAAGGCCGGACGGACGGGATGTAAATAGTTTTTCCAATGTTCGGCCGGTGACTGACCAGGGGAGTGGGCAAACATATACTCTCTAGGGAAGCACCTGAACACAAACTAGTTGCTGAAGTCCTTGTcattccttcttttccaagAAATTTGCCGTCAGCCAGTCAACAAATGTGGTTTGGACAAACTTTGCCAGACCTCTACTGAACAATTCTCCCTCCCTTCAAACACGAACGACGCAGTAGGAGAACAAGGCACTGGGAGTCTATAGGTTGACGACTGCATCAATGATGAAGATAAGCATCAAACAACATGGCATTGaggcaccaaca
Proteins encoded:
- a CDS encoding 60S ribosomal export protein NMD3, which encodes MQRGAIWCWAIKKFIDDLSAPPAFAPSDSSSVPVHSIFKVDFFPSASNVSCDCDGTPRFSFSRHSGSRFAFTIDTPIHISSQTTSSLIMDIDQPMGMAPLMGSARTGATILCCNCGAPIDGTSSAGALCYDCIKSTVDISQGIQREATLHFCKDCDRWLLPPNSWVTASPESRELLSLCLKRLRNLGKVRITDARFIWTEPHSRRIKVQVTVQDQVADGVLMQQSFEVTYVVASQQCKDCAKSYTANVWRAAVQVRQKVTHKRTFLFLEQLILKHQAHRDTINIKEERDGIDFYFAQKNQAEGFISFLKSVVPVLTKESRHLISADTHTGNKSYKYNYSVEIVPVCRDDLVALPLKLAKSIGNISPLVLCHRIGTSVNLLDPNTLQTAEVSADIYWRAPFHPLAGTPDLVEFIVMDIEPTGVRKGKWLLSEVQVARASDLGVNDNVYFTRTHLGQLLRAGDSVLGYMLEGTNFNSDDLEAIEASKAYGSMIPDVILVKKHFPNRRRNRKRNWKLKRMTKDEGELLPKDKDQAKMDAEYEMFLRDVEEDEELRAALALYKNSLKTKREADAMSIADTDMMTEAEEDGPKISMDELLDDFEEMEIKDKE